Proteins encoded in a region of the Perca fluviatilis chromosome 8, GENO_Pfluv_1.0, whole genome shotgun sequence genome:
- the LOC120563354 gene encoding S-adenosylhomocysteine hydrolase-like protein 1 isoform X3, whose amino-acid sequence MKKVYSLVNTTKAKDQEAVQSICIKQIQFTEQKPKFNKHSANTSCRSPAGSISQSIDSYSSVCSESEDESSPRDKPQKTSKGLSDFCIKNIKQAEFGRREIEAAQQEMPALMVLRKRACGEKPLAGAKVMGCTHVTSQTAVLIETLSVLGAQCRWAACNIFSTQNTVAAALAERGTSVFAWRGESEEDFWWCIDRCVGAETWQPNMILDDGGDLTHWIYKKHPDLFKKIIGIVEESVTGIYRLYQLSKAGKLCVPAMNVNDSVTKQKFENLYCCKESILDGLKRTTDIMFGGKQVVVCGYGEVGKGCCAALKALSAVVYVTEVDPICAVQACMDGFRVIQLREVVRQADMVITCTGNKNVVEREHLDRMKSGCIVCNMGHCSTEIDLLSLRTAELRWERVKPKVDHVIWPDGKRIVLLAEGRLLNLSCSTVPLFVISVTATTQALALIELYSAPEGRYKQDVYLLPKKMDEYVASLHLQTFDAHLTELTDEQTKYLGISKHGPFKSNYYKY is encoded by the exons ATGAAGAAAGTATATAGTCTAGTGAACACAACTAAAGCTAAGGACCAGGAGGCAGTGCAGTCCATCTGCATCAAG CAAATACAGTTCACTGAACAGAAGCCAAAATTCAACAAACATTCTGCCAACACCAGTTGTCGCTCTCCGGCTGGTTCCATCTCACAGTCTATAGATAGCTACAGTTCAG TGTGCAGTGAAAGCGAGGATGAGTCCTCTCCCAGAGACAAGCCTCAGAAGACCTCCAAAGGCCTTTCTGACTTCTGcatcaaaaacataaaacaggCTGAATTTGGACGCAGAGAAATAGAAGCCGCACAGCAAG AAATGCCAGCACTGATGGTCCTGAGGAAAAGAGCATGTGGGGAGAAACCTCTTGCTGGTGCCAAAGTGATGGGCTGCACACACGTCACTTCACAGACAGCG GTGTTGATTGAGACTCTGTCTGTGTTGGGGGCTCAGTGTCGCTGGGCGGCCTGTAACATCTTCTCCACTCAGAACACTGTGGCTGCTGCTCTGGCTGAAAGAG GCACTTCAGTGTTTGCGTGGAGAGGAGAATCAGAGGAAGACTTCTGGTGGTGTATTGACCGATGTGTCGGTGCTGAGACCTGGCAGCCCAACATG ATTCTGGATGATGGAGGGGACCTGACCCACTGGATCTATAAGAAGCACCCAGACCTGTTCAAGAAGATCATAGGCATCGTGGAGGAAAGTGTGACAGGCATCTATCG GTTATACCAGCTATCAAAGGCAGGCAAGCTGTGTGTCCCAGCCATGAACGTTAACGACTCGGTGACCAAGCAGAAATTTGAAAACCTTTACTGCTGCAAGGAGTCCATACTGGATGG GTTGAAGAGAACCACTGACATCATGTTTGGAGGAAAACAGGTGGTGGTGTGCGGCTATGGGGAG GTTGGCAAAGGTTGCTGTGCTGCCCTGAAAGCATTGAGTGCTGTCGTATATGTCACAGAAGTGGATCCCATTTGTGCCGTTCAGGCCTG CATGGATGGCTTCAGAGTGATTCAGTTGAGGGAAGTGGTCAGACAGGCAGACATGGTCATCACCTGCACAG gCAATAAAAACGTGGTAGAGAGGGAACATCTGGACAGAATGAAGAGCGGCTGCATCGTCTGCAACATGGGACACTGCAGCACCGAGATTGATTTG TTGAGTCTGCGGACTGCAGAGCTGAGGTGGGAGCGTGTGAAGCCTAAGGTGGACCATGTTATCTGGCCTGACGGCAAGAGAATCGTCCTGTTGGCCGAG gGCCGTTTGTTAAATCTGAGCTGCTCCACGGTGCCCTTATTTGTCATCTCCGTCACCGCAACAACTCAG GCTCTGGCTCTCATAGAGCTGTACAGTGCTCCAGAAGGACGTTACAAACAGGACGTCTACCTGCTGCCAAAGAAGATGG ATGAATATGTGGCCAGTCTTCACCTGCAGACATTTGACGCTCACCTCACAGAGCTGACTGATGAACAGACCAAGTACCTGGGCATCAGCAAACACGGACCCTTCAAATCCAACTACTACAA gTATTAA
- the LOC120563354 gene encoding S-adenosylhomocysteine hydrolase-like protein 1 isoform X4: MKKVYSLVNTTKAKDQEAVQSICIKQIQFTEQKPKFNKHSANTSCRSPAGSISQSIDSYSSVCSESEDESSPRDKPQKTSKGLSDFCIKNIKQAEFGRREIEAAQQEMPALMVLRKRACGEKPLAGAKVMGCTHVTSQTAVLIETLSVLGAQCRWAACNIFSTQNTVAAALAERGTSVFAWRGESEEDFWWCIDRCVGAETWQPNMILDDGGDLTHWIYKKHPDLFKKIIGIVEESVTGIYRLYQLSKAGKLCVPAMNVNDSVTKQKFENLYCCKESILDGLKRTTDIMFGGKQVVVCGYGEVGKGCCAALKALSAVVYVTEVDPICAVQACMDGFRVIQLREVVRQADMVITCTGNKNVVEREHLDRMKSGCIVCNMGHCSTEIDLLSLRTAELRWERVKPKVDHVIWPDGKRIVLLAEGRLLNLSCSTVPLFVISVTATTQALALIELYSAPEGRYKQDVYLLPKKMDEYVASLHLQTFDAHLTELTDEQTKYLGISKHGPFKSNYYK, translated from the exons ATGAAGAAAGTATATAGTCTAGTGAACACAACTAAAGCTAAGGACCAGGAGGCAGTGCAGTCCATCTGCATCAAG CAAATACAGTTCACTGAACAGAAGCCAAAATTCAACAAACATTCTGCCAACACCAGTTGTCGCTCTCCGGCTGGTTCCATCTCACAGTCTATAGATAGCTACAGTTCAG TGTGCAGTGAAAGCGAGGATGAGTCCTCTCCCAGAGACAAGCCTCAGAAGACCTCCAAAGGCCTTTCTGACTTCTGcatcaaaaacataaaacaggCTGAATTTGGACGCAGAGAAATAGAAGCCGCACAGCAAG AAATGCCAGCACTGATGGTCCTGAGGAAAAGAGCATGTGGGGAGAAACCTCTTGCTGGTGCCAAAGTGATGGGCTGCACACACGTCACTTCACAGACAGCG GTGTTGATTGAGACTCTGTCTGTGTTGGGGGCTCAGTGTCGCTGGGCGGCCTGTAACATCTTCTCCACTCAGAACACTGTGGCTGCTGCTCTGGCTGAAAGAG GCACTTCAGTGTTTGCGTGGAGAGGAGAATCAGAGGAAGACTTCTGGTGGTGTATTGACCGATGTGTCGGTGCTGAGACCTGGCAGCCCAACATG ATTCTGGATGATGGAGGGGACCTGACCCACTGGATCTATAAGAAGCACCCAGACCTGTTCAAGAAGATCATAGGCATCGTGGAGGAAAGTGTGACAGGCATCTATCG GTTATACCAGCTATCAAAGGCAGGCAAGCTGTGTGTCCCAGCCATGAACGTTAACGACTCGGTGACCAAGCAGAAATTTGAAAACCTTTACTGCTGCAAGGAGTCCATACTGGATGG GTTGAAGAGAACCACTGACATCATGTTTGGAGGAAAACAGGTGGTGGTGTGCGGCTATGGGGAG GTTGGCAAAGGTTGCTGTGCTGCCCTGAAAGCATTGAGTGCTGTCGTATATGTCACAGAAGTGGATCCCATTTGTGCCGTTCAGGCCTG CATGGATGGCTTCAGAGTGATTCAGTTGAGGGAAGTGGTCAGACAGGCAGACATGGTCATCACCTGCACAG gCAATAAAAACGTGGTAGAGAGGGAACATCTGGACAGAATGAAGAGCGGCTGCATCGTCTGCAACATGGGACACTGCAGCACCGAGATTGATTTG TTGAGTCTGCGGACTGCAGAGCTGAGGTGGGAGCGTGTGAAGCCTAAGGTGGACCATGTTATCTGGCCTGACGGCAAGAGAATCGTCCTGTTGGCCGAG gGCCGTTTGTTAAATCTGAGCTGCTCCACGGTGCCCTTATTTGTCATCTCCGTCACCGCAACAACTCAG GCTCTGGCTCTCATAGAGCTGTACAGTGCTCCAGAAGGACGTTACAAACAGGACGTCTACCTGCTGCCAAAGAAGATGG ATGAATATGTGGCCAGTCTTCACCTGCAGACATTTGACGCTCACCTCACAGAGCTGACTGATGAACAGACCAAGTACCTGGGCATCAGCAAACACGGACCCTTCAAATCCAACTACTACAAGTGA
- the LOC120563354 gene encoding S-adenosylhomocysteine hydrolase-like protein 1 isoform X2, translating to MAEERDQTGASWGDLPQPDEYPEPHLEDGAVLNGEAKEKPTKHEPVKCKLNLLQMLKATESWSPPQSRDRYGAEKSEVGTGELVPEALKTGMQIQFTEQKPKFNKHSANTSCRSPAGSISQSIDSYSSVCSESEDESSPRDKPQKTSKGLSDFCIKNIKQAEFGRREIEAAQQEMPALMVLRKRACGEKPLAGAKVMGCTHVTSQTAVLIETLSVLGAQCRWAACNIFSTQNTVAAALAERGTSVFAWRGESEEDFWWCIDRCVGAETWQPNMILDDGGDLTHWIYKKHPDLFKKIIGIVEESVTGIYRLYQLSKAGKLCVPAMNVNDSVTKQKFENLYCCKESILDGLKRTTDIMFGGKQVVVCGYGEVGKGCCAALKALSAVVYVTEVDPICAVQACMDGFRVIQLREVVRQADMVITCTGNKNVVEREHLDRMKSGCIVCNMGHCSTEIDLLSLRTAELRWERVKPKVDHVIWPDGKRIVLLAEGRLLNLSCSTVPLFVISVTATTQALALIELYSAPEGRYKQDVYLLPKKMDEYVASLHLQTFDAHLTELTDEQTKYLGISKHGPFKSNYYK from the exons ATGGCAGAGGAAAGGGACCAGACTGGAGCCTCCTGGGGGGACCTGCCACAACCTGATGAATATCCTGAACCACATCTGGAGGACGGAGCTGTGCTGAATGGAGAGGCGAAGGAGAAACCCACCAAACATGAGCCAGTAAAATGCAAGCTCAACCTACTGCAGATGCTAAAGGCCACAGAGAGCTGGAGCCCACCTCAGAGTCGGGACAGATATGGGGCAGAGAAGTCTGAGGTTGGAACAGGAGAGTTGGTGCCTGAAGCTCTGAAGACGGGCATG CAAATACAGTTCACTGAACAGAAGCCAAAATTCAACAAACATTCTGCCAACACCAGTTGTCGCTCTCCGGCTGGTTCCATCTCACAGTCTATAGATAGCTACAGTTCAG TGTGCAGTGAAAGCGAGGATGAGTCCTCTCCCAGAGACAAGCCTCAGAAGACCTCCAAAGGCCTTTCTGACTTCTGcatcaaaaacataaaacaggCTGAATTTGGACGCAGAGAAATAGAAGCCGCACAGCAAG AAATGCCAGCACTGATGGTCCTGAGGAAAAGAGCATGTGGGGAGAAACCTCTTGCTGGTGCCAAAGTGATGGGCTGCACACACGTCACTTCACAGACAGCG GTGTTGATTGAGACTCTGTCTGTGTTGGGGGCTCAGTGTCGCTGGGCGGCCTGTAACATCTTCTCCACTCAGAACACTGTGGCTGCTGCTCTGGCTGAAAGAG GCACTTCAGTGTTTGCGTGGAGAGGAGAATCAGAGGAAGACTTCTGGTGGTGTATTGACCGATGTGTCGGTGCTGAGACCTGGCAGCCCAACATG ATTCTGGATGATGGAGGGGACCTGACCCACTGGATCTATAAGAAGCACCCAGACCTGTTCAAGAAGATCATAGGCATCGTGGAGGAAAGTGTGACAGGCATCTATCG GTTATACCAGCTATCAAAGGCAGGCAAGCTGTGTGTCCCAGCCATGAACGTTAACGACTCGGTGACCAAGCAGAAATTTGAAAACCTTTACTGCTGCAAGGAGTCCATACTGGATGG GTTGAAGAGAACCACTGACATCATGTTTGGAGGAAAACAGGTGGTGGTGTGCGGCTATGGGGAG GTTGGCAAAGGTTGCTGTGCTGCCCTGAAAGCATTGAGTGCTGTCGTATATGTCACAGAAGTGGATCCCATTTGTGCCGTTCAGGCCTG CATGGATGGCTTCAGAGTGATTCAGTTGAGGGAAGTGGTCAGACAGGCAGACATGGTCATCACCTGCACAG gCAATAAAAACGTGGTAGAGAGGGAACATCTGGACAGAATGAAGAGCGGCTGCATCGTCTGCAACATGGGACACTGCAGCACCGAGATTGATTTG TTGAGTCTGCGGACTGCAGAGCTGAGGTGGGAGCGTGTGAAGCCTAAGGTGGACCATGTTATCTGGCCTGACGGCAAGAGAATCGTCCTGTTGGCCGAG gGCCGTTTGTTAAATCTGAGCTGCTCCACGGTGCCCTTATTTGTCATCTCCGTCACCGCAACAACTCAG GCTCTGGCTCTCATAGAGCTGTACAGTGCTCCAGAAGGACGTTACAAACAGGACGTCTACCTGCTGCCAAAGAAGATGG ATGAATATGTGGCCAGTCTTCACCTGCAGACATTTGACGCTCACCTCACAGAGCTGACTGATGAACAGACCAAGTACCTGGGCATCAGCAAACACGGACCCTTCAAATCCAACTACTACAAGTGA
- the LOC120563354 gene encoding S-adenosylhomocysteine hydrolase-like protein 1 isoform X1, translated as MAEERDQTGASWGDLPQPDEYPEPHLEDGAVLNGEAKEKPTKHEPVKCKLNLLQMLKATESWSPPQSRDRYGAEKSEVGTGELVPEALKTGMQIQFTEQKPKFNKHSANTSCRSPAGSISQSIDSYSSVCSESEDESSPRDKPQKTSKGLSDFCIKNIKQAEFGRREIEAAQQEMPALMVLRKRACGEKPLAGAKVMGCTHVTSQTAVLIETLSVLGAQCRWAACNIFSTQNTVAAALAERGTSVFAWRGESEEDFWWCIDRCVGAETWQPNMILDDGGDLTHWIYKKHPDLFKKIIGIVEESVTGIYRLYQLSKAGKLCVPAMNVNDSVTKQKFENLYCCKESILDGLKRTTDIMFGGKQVVVCGYGEVGKGCCAALKALSAVVYVTEVDPICAVQACMDGFRVIQLREVVRQADMVITCTGNKNVVEREHLDRMKSGCIVCNMGHCSTEIDLLSLRTAELRWERVKPKVDHVIWPDGKRIVLLAEGRLLNLSCSTVPLFVISVTATTQALALIELYSAPEGRYKQDVYLLPKKMDEYVASLHLQTFDAHLTELTDEQTKYLGISKHGPFKSNYYKY; from the exons ATGGCAGAGGAAAGGGACCAGACTGGAGCCTCCTGGGGGGACCTGCCACAACCTGATGAATATCCTGAACCACATCTGGAGGACGGAGCTGTGCTGAATGGAGAGGCGAAGGAGAAACCCACCAAACATGAGCCAGTAAAATGCAAGCTCAACCTACTGCAGATGCTAAAGGCCACAGAGAGCTGGAGCCCACCTCAGAGTCGGGACAGATATGGGGCAGAGAAGTCTGAGGTTGGAACAGGAGAGTTGGTGCCTGAAGCTCTGAAGACGGGCATG CAAATACAGTTCACTGAACAGAAGCCAAAATTCAACAAACATTCTGCCAACACCAGTTGTCGCTCTCCGGCTGGTTCCATCTCACAGTCTATAGATAGCTACAGTTCAG TGTGCAGTGAAAGCGAGGATGAGTCCTCTCCCAGAGACAAGCCTCAGAAGACCTCCAAAGGCCTTTCTGACTTCTGcatcaaaaacataaaacaggCTGAATTTGGACGCAGAGAAATAGAAGCCGCACAGCAAG AAATGCCAGCACTGATGGTCCTGAGGAAAAGAGCATGTGGGGAGAAACCTCTTGCTGGTGCCAAAGTGATGGGCTGCACACACGTCACTTCACAGACAGCG GTGTTGATTGAGACTCTGTCTGTGTTGGGGGCTCAGTGTCGCTGGGCGGCCTGTAACATCTTCTCCACTCAGAACACTGTGGCTGCTGCTCTGGCTGAAAGAG GCACTTCAGTGTTTGCGTGGAGAGGAGAATCAGAGGAAGACTTCTGGTGGTGTATTGACCGATGTGTCGGTGCTGAGACCTGGCAGCCCAACATG ATTCTGGATGATGGAGGGGACCTGACCCACTGGATCTATAAGAAGCACCCAGACCTGTTCAAGAAGATCATAGGCATCGTGGAGGAAAGTGTGACAGGCATCTATCG GTTATACCAGCTATCAAAGGCAGGCAAGCTGTGTGTCCCAGCCATGAACGTTAACGACTCGGTGACCAAGCAGAAATTTGAAAACCTTTACTGCTGCAAGGAGTCCATACTGGATGG GTTGAAGAGAACCACTGACATCATGTTTGGAGGAAAACAGGTGGTGGTGTGCGGCTATGGGGAG GTTGGCAAAGGTTGCTGTGCTGCCCTGAAAGCATTGAGTGCTGTCGTATATGTCACAGAAGTGGATCCCATTTGTGCCGTTCAGGCCTG CATGGATGGCTTCAGAGTGATTCAGTTGAGGGAAGTGGTCAGACAGGCAGACATGGTCATCACCTGCACAG gCAATAAAAACGTGGTAGAGAGGGAACATCTGGACAGAATGAAGAGCGGCTGCATCGTCTGCAACATGGGACACTGCAGCACCGAGATTGATTTG TTGAGTCTGCGGACTGCAGAGCTGAGGTGGGAGCGTGTGAAGCCTAAGGTGGACCATGTTATCTGGCCTGACGGCAAGAGAATCGTCCTGTTGGCCGAG gGCCGTTTGTTAAATCTGAGCTGCTCCACGGTGCCCTTATTTGTCATCTCCGTCACCGCAACAACTCAG GCTCTGGCTCTCATAGAGCTGTACAGTGCTCCAGAAGGACGTTACAAACAGGACGTCTACCTGCTGCCAAAGAAGATGG ATGAATATGTGGCCAGTCTTCACCTGCAGACATTTGACGCTCACCTCACAGAGCTGACTGATGAACAGACCAAGTACCTGGGCATCAGCAAACACGGACCCTTCAAATCCAACTACTACAA gTATTAA
- the LOC120564327 gene encoding muscarinic acetylcholine receptor M2-like: protein MDTLNFSHTTNISSDDNTGLFSGSPYSTVEIVLIILVAGSLSLITIIGNILVMLSIKVNRNLQTVNNYFLFSLACADLIIGVCSMNLYTVYIVIGYWPLGAVVCDLWLAVDYVVSNASVMNLLIISFDRYFCVTKPLSYPARRSTKMAGLMIAAAWVLSFILWAPAILFWQFIVGGRTVPPGECYIQFFSNPAVTFGTAIAAFYLPVAIMIYLYWRISKASRSRMRRDSRKTSGTSLGEGPSHSQEDGCESQNNCITTRDTQVEPGDEKEKLQQQNGSRPCQEERTDQVDSKADSNQASTSKDTAAPALLQKGLNGGKQTSQTQPPSPQNSAADRQSMATRTLFKVTKQSAVAKWKRKGISSREKKVTRTIMAILVAFVATWTPYNVMVLINTFCSICIPNSLWTIGYWLCYINSTINPACYALCNTTFKNTFKHLLLCQYKNIRTAR, encoded by the exons ATGGACACTCTGAATTTCTCCCACACTACCAACATCAGCAGCGATGATAACACCGGCCTCTTCTCTGGAAGCCCTTACTCGACTGTGGAGATTGTACTCATCATCCTGGTGGCTGGATCTCTGAGTCTGATCACCATCATTGGAAACATCCTGGTCATGCTCTCTATAAAG GTAAACAGGAATCTGCAGACTGTCAACAActacttcctgttcagcctggcCTGTGCTGACCTCATTATTGGCGTCTGCTCCATGAACCTCTACACTGTCTATATTGTAATTGGCTACTGGCCCTTGGGAGCAGTGGTGTGTGACCTGTGGTTGGCTGTTGATTATGTTGTCAGCAACGCCTCAGTCATGAACCTGCTCATCATTAGTTTTGACCGTTACTTCTGTGTCACCAAACCGCTCAGCTACCCAGCGCGCCGCAGCACCAAGATGGCGGGTCTGATGATTGCCGCTGCCTGGGTCTTGTCCTTCATCCTGTGGGCTCCAGCTATTTTGTTCTGGCAGTTCATTGTGGGTGGGAGAACCGTGCCGCCAGGTGAGTGCTACATCCAGTTCTTCTCAAACCCTGCGGTGACGTTTGGGACAGCCATAGCAGCTTTTTACCTACCAGTAGCCATCATGATCTACCTCTACTGGCGCATCTCCAAGGCCAGCCGCAGCCGCATGAGGAGGGACAGCAGGAAGACCTCAGGTACCAGTCTGGGAGAGGGCCCCTCTCACAGCCAGGAGGATGGATGTGAGAGCCAGAACAACTGCATTACAACAAGAGATACTCAGGTGGAGCCTGGAGATGAGAAGGAAAAGTTGCAGCAGCAGAACGGAAGCAGACCATGTCAGGAAGAAAGAACTGACCAGGTGGACTCCAAGGCAGATAGCAACCAGGCTTCAACGTCTAAGGACACTGCAGCCCCTGCGTTATTACAGAAAGGCTTAAATGGTGGGAAACAGACAAGTCAAACACAGCCACCTTCTCCGCAGAATTCAGCAGCTGACAGACAAAGTATGGCCACAAGGACACTGTTCAAG GTGACGAAACAGAGTGCTGTAGCAAAATGGAAAAGGAAGGGCATTTCTTCCAGGGAGAAAAAGGTGACGCGCACCATCATGGCCATCTTGGTTGCTTTTGTTGCCACATGGACACCGTACAACGTGATGGTCCTGATCAATACCTTCTGTTCCATCTGCATCCCAAACTCCCTCTGGACCATCGGCTACTGGCTCTGCTACATCAACAGCACAATCAACCCAGCCTGCTACGCCCTCTGCAACACCACCTTCAAAAACACCTTCAAGCACCTGCTGCTGTGCCAATACAAGAATATACGTACAGCACgatga